The Phragmites australis chromosome 15, lpPhrAust1.1, whole genome shotgun sequence genome window below encodes:
- the LOC133892466 gene encoding protein MALE DISCOVERER 2-like isoform X4: protein MEPPLLRRLLMLLVSVSWLLLAHAIGDLEDGDAGRWSTSSIQPASHLGNFRNVHTRRLLQKLAAFPQPPTHTPVHKKHKSHRRSQVLTPVPAPTPSPFIAPPKASPAPSASAPAISPLGSHPLASPPHPLSPLPSTPQANHDPEADPPVHSLHKHSLRNYGLVTAGSAVFLVMAAASVMYCRAKKVGTVRPWATGLSGQLQRAFVTGVPALKRSELEAACEDFSNIIGATSSCMLYKGTLSSGVEIAVVSSSIISVKDWSKECESHYRKKITSLSKVSHKNFMNLLGYCEEDHSFIRAMVFEYAPNGTLFEHLHVREAENLDWTARLRISMGIAYCLEHMHQLNPPVVPRNFDSSTIYLTDDFAAKVSDLDFWSDTKGYSSNSGTDDSTISDIDSMVHQYGMILLEILTGKLPISEEDGSLEQWASRYFDGNMPLAELIDSSLSSFPEEPARALCEVARSCIDSDPKKRPQMAQVAARMKEITALGPEKATPKVSPLWWAELEIMSSEAS from the exons AAACTTCAGAAATGTGCATACTAGAAGATTACTGCAGAAACTTGCTGCATTTCCCCAACCACCTACACACACTCCTGTTCACAAGAAGCACAAGTCGCATAGAAGATCACAAGTACTGACACCAGTGCCTGCTCCAACACCCTCGCCGTTCATTGCTCCGCCTAAAGCCTCACCAGCACCATCTGCTTCCGCACCGGCTATATCTCCGTTAGGATCTcatccattggcatcccctCCACATCCGCTTAGCCCTTTGCCTTCCACCCCACAGGCAAATCATGATCCTGAAGCTGATCCTCCAGTTCACTCTCTGCATAAGCATTCATTGAGAAACTACGGTTTGGTCACTGCAGGGAGTGCAGTTTTTCTTGTCATGGCAGCAGCTTCTGTTATGTACTGTCGAGCTAAGAAAGTGGGTACGGTAAGGCCGTGGGCTACAGGGTTAAGCGGCCAACTGCAACGAGCATTTGTAACAG GCGTACCTGCGTTGAAACGATCAGAGCTGGAAGCAGCCTGTGAGGATTTTAGCAATATAATTGGTGCTACGTCTAGTTGCATGCTGTACAAGGGAACCTTATCGAGTGGAGTTGAAATAGCAGTTGTGTCAAGCTCAATAATATCTGTGAAGGATTGGTCAAAAGAATGTGAATCCCACTACAGGAAAAAG ATCACAAGTTTATCCAAAGTTAGCCATAAAAATTTCATGAATCTACTTGGCTATTGTGAGGAAGATCATTCTTTTATCAGAGCAATGGTTTTTGAATATGCTCCAAATGGAACACTTTTTGAGCATCTGCATG TTAGAGAAGCTGAGAATTTGGACTGGACGGCACGGCTTAGGATATCGATGGGGATAGCTTACTGTCTAGAGCACATGCATCAGCTGAATCCACCAGTTGTCCCAAGGAACTTCGACTCTAGTACTATATACCTCACTGATGATTTTGCTGCAAAGGTTTCAGACCTTGATTTTTGGAGTGACACCAAGGGATACAGTTCCAATTCAGGCACTGATGACTCCACAATTTCAGACATAGATAGCATGGTGCATCAGTATGGTATGATATTGCTGGAGATATTAACTGGAAAACTTCCCATATCTGAGGAAGACGGGTCACTGGAACAGTGGGCATCTCGCTACTTTGATGGCAATATGCCTCTTGCAGAGCTGATTGACTCAAGCCTCAGTTCGTTCCCTGAAGAACCTGCGCGTGCATTGTGCGAGGTTGCGAGATCCTGCATCGACTCAGATCCAAAGAAGAGACCACAGATGGCGCAAGTAGCTGCTCGGATGAAGGAGATCACCGCGCTGGGGCCTGAGAAAGCGACTCCAAAGGTGTCGCCGCTGTGGTGGGCGGAGCTCGAGATCATGTCTTCTGAAGCTAGTTGA
- the LOC133892466 gene encoding protein MALE DISCOVERER 2-like isoform X1, with protein sequence MEPPLLRRLLMLLVSVSWLLLAHGSAAIGDLEDGDAGRWSTSSIQPASHLGRNFRNVHTRRLLQKLAAFPQPPTHTPVHKKHKSHRRSQVLTPVPAPTPSPFIAPPKASPAPSASAPAISPLGSHPLASPPHPLSPLPSTPQANHDPEADPPVHSLHKHSLRNYGLVTAGSAVFLVMAAASVMYCRAKKVGTVRPWATGLSGQLQRAFVTGVPALKRSELEAACEDFSNIIGATSSCMLYKGTLSSGVEIAVVSSSIISVKDWSKECESHYRKKITSLSKVSHKNFMNLLGYCEEDHSFIRAMVFEYAPNGTLFEHLHVREAENLDWTARLRISMGIAYCLEHMHQLNPPVVPRNFDSSTIYLTDDFAAKVSDLDFWSDTKGYSSNSGTDDSTISDIDSMVHQYGMILLEILTGKLPISEEDGSLEQWASRYFDGNMPLAELIDSSLSSFPEEPARALCEVARSCIDSDPKKRPQMAQVAARMKEITALGPEKATPKVSPLWWAELEIMSSEAS encoded by the exons CAGAAACTTCAGAAATGTGCATACTAGAAGATTACTGCAGAAACTTGCTGCATTTCCCCAACCACCTACACACACTCCTGTTCACAAGAAGCACAAGTCGCATAGAAGATCACAAGTACTGACACCAGTGCCTGCTCCAACACCCTCGCCGTTCATTGCTCCGCCTAAAGCCTCACCAGCACCATCTGCTTCCGCACCGGCTATATCTCCGTTAGGATCTcatccattggcatcccctCCACATCCGCTTAGCCCTTTGCCTTCCACCCCACAGGCAAATCATGATCCTGAAGCTGATCCTCCAGTTCACTCTCTGCATAAGCATTCATTGAGAAACTACGGTTTGGTCACTGCAGGGAGTGCAGTTTTTCTTGTCATGGCAGCAGCTTCTGTTATGTACTGTCGAGCTAAGAAAGTGGGTACGGTAAGGCCGTGGGCTACAGGGTTAAGCGGCCAACTGCAACGAGCATTTGTAACAG GCGTACCTGCGTTGAAACGATCAGAGCTGGAAGCAGCCTGTGAGGATTTTAGCAATATAATTGGTGCTACGTCTAGTTGCATGCTGTACAAGGGAACCTTATCGAGTGGAGTTGAAATAGCAGTTGTGTCAAGCTCAATAATATCTGTGAAGGATTGGTCAAAAGAATGTGAATCCCACTACAGGAAAAAG ATCACAAGTTTATCCAAAGTTAGCCATAAAAATTTCATGAATCTACTTGGCTATTGTGAGGAAGATCATTCTTTTATCAGAGCAATGGTTTTTGAATATGCTCCAAATGGAACACTTTTTGAGCATCTGCATG TTAGAGAAGCTGAGAATTTGGACTGGACGGCACGGCTTAGGATATCGATGGGGATAGCTTACTGTCTAGAGCACATGCATCAGCTGAATCCACCAGTTGTCCCAAGGAACTTCGACTCTAGTACTATATACCTCACTGATGATTTTGCTGCAAAGGTTTCAGACCTTGATTTTTGGAGTGACACCAAGGGATACAGTTCCAATTCAGGCACTGATGACTCCACAATTTCAGACATAGATAGCATGGTGCATCAGTATGGTATGATATTGCTGGAGATATTAACTGGAAAACTTCCCATATCTGAGGAAGACGGGTCACTGGAACAGTGGGCATCTCGCTACTTTGATGGCAATATGCCTCTTGCAGAGCTGATTGACTCAAGCCTCAGTTCGTTCCCTGAAGAACCTGCGCGTGCATTGTGCGAGGTTGCGAGATCCTGCATCGACTCAGATCCAAAGAAGAGACCACAGATGGCGCAAGTAGCTGCTCGGATGAAGGAGATCACCGCGCTGGGGCCTGAGAAAGCGACTCCAAAGGTGTCGCCGCTGTGGTGGGCGGAGCTCGAGATCATGTCTTCTGAAGCTAGTTGA
- the LOC133892466 gene encoding protein MALE DISCOVERER 2-like isoform X2 — translation MEPPLLRRLLMLLVSVSWLLLAHGSAAIGDLEDGDAGRWSTSSIQPASHLGNFRNVHTRRLLQKLAAFPQPPTHTPVHKKHKSHRRSQVLTPVPAPTPSPFIAPPKASPAPSASAPAISPLGSHPLASPPHPLSPLPSTPQANHDPEADPPVHSLHKHSLRNYGLVTAGSAVFLVMAAASVMYCRAKKVGTVRPWATGLSGQLQRAFVTGVPALKRSELEAACEDFSNIIGATSSCMLYKGTLSSGVEIAVVSSSIISVKDWSKECESHYRKKITSLSKVSHKNFMNLLGYCEEDHSFIRAMVFEYAPNGTLFEHLHVREAENLDWTARLRISMGIAYCLEHMHQLNPPVVPRNFDSSTIYLTDDFAAKVSDLDFWSDTKGYSSNSGTDDSTISDIDSMVHQYGMILLEILTGKLPISEEDGSLEQWASRYFDGNMPLAELIDSSLSSFPEEPARALCEVARSCIDSDPKKRPQMAQVAARMKEITALGPEKATPKVSPLWWAELEIMSSEAS, via the exons AAACTTCAGAAATGTGCATACTAGAAGATTACTGCAGAAACTTGCTGCATTTCCCCAACCACCTACACACACTCCTGTTCACAAGAAGCACAAGTCGCATAGAAGATCACAAGTACTGACACCAGTGCCTGCTCCAACACCCTCGCCGTTCATTGCTCCGCCTAAAGCCTCACCAGCACCATCTGCTTCCGCACCGGCTATATCTCCGTTAGGATCTcatccattggcatcccctCCACATCCGCTTAGCCCTTTGCCTTCCACCCCACAGGCAAATCATGATCCTGAAGCTGATCCTCCAGTTCACTCTCTGCATAAGCATTCATTGAGAAACTACGGTTTGGTCACTGCAGGGAGTGCAGTTTTTCTTGTCATGGCAGCAGCTTCTGTTATGTACTGTCGAGCTAAGAAAGTGGGTACGGTAAGGCCGTGGGCTACAGGGTTAAGCGGCCAACTGCAACGAGCATTTGTAACAG GCGTACCTGCGTTGAAACGATCAGAGCTGGAAGCAGCCTGTGAGGATTTTAGCAATATAATTGGTGCTACGTCTAGTTGCATGCTGTACAAGGGAACCTTATCGAGTGGAGTTGAAATAGCAGTTGTGTCAAGCTCAATAATATCTGTGAAGGATTGGTCAAAAGAATGTGAATCCCACTACAGGAAAAAG ATCACAAGTTTATCCAAAGTTAGCCATAAAAATTTCATGAATCTACTTGGCTATTGTGAGGAAGATCATTCTTTTATCAGAGCAATGGTTTTTGAATATGCTCCAAATGGAACACTTTTTGAGCATCTGCATG TTAGAGAAGCTGAGAATTTGGACTGGACGGCACGGCTTAGGATATCGATGGGGATAGCTTACTGTCTAGAGCACATGCATCAGCTGAATCCACCAGTTGTCCCAAGGAACTTCGACTCTAGTACTATATACCTCACTGATGATTTTGCTGCAAAGGTTTCAGACCTTGATTTTTGGAGTGACACCAAGGGATACAGTTCCAATTCAGGCACTGATGACTCCACAATTTCAGACATAGATAGCATGGTGCATCAGTATGGTATGATATTGCTGGAGATATTAACTGGAAAACTTCCCATATCTGAGGAAGACGGGTCACTGGAACAGTGGGCATCTCGCTACTTTGATGGCAATATGCCTCTTGCAGAGCTGATTGACTCAAGCCTCAGTTCGTTCCCTGAAGAACCTGCGCGTGCATTGTGCGAGGTTGCGAGATCCTGCATCGACTCAGATCCAAAGAAGAGACCACAGATGGCGCAAGTAGCTGCTCGGATGAAGGAGATCACCGCGCTGGGGCCTGAGAAAGCGACTCCAAAGGTGTCGCCGCTGTGGTGGGCGGAGCTCGAGATCATGTCTTCTGAAGCTAGTTGA
- the LOC133892466 gene encoding protein MALE DISCOVERER 2-like isoform X3, with the protein MEPPLLRRLLMLLVSVSWLLLAHAIGDLEDGDAGRWSTSSIQPASHLGRNFRNVHTRRLLQKLAAFPQPPTHTPVHKKHKSHRRSQVLTPVPAPTPSPFIAPPKASPAPSASAPAISPLGSHPLASPPHPLSPLPSTPQANHDPEADPPVHSLHKHSLRNYGLVTAGSAVFLVMAAASVMYCRAKKVGTVRPWATGLSGQLQRAFVTGVPALKRSELEAACEDFSNIIGATSSCMLYKGTLSSGVEIAVVSSSIISVKDWSKECESHYRKKITSLSKVSHKNFMNLLGYCEEDHSFIRAMVFEYAPNGTLFEHLHVREAENLDWTARLRISMGIAYCLEHMHQLNPPVVPRNFDSSTIYLTDDFAAKVSDLDFWSDTKGYSSNSGTDDSTISDIDSMVHQYGMILLEILTGKLPISEEDGSLEQWASRYFDGNMPLAELIDSSLSSFPEEPARALCEVARSCIDSDPKKRPQMAQVAARMKEITALGPEKATPKVSPLWWAELEIMSSEAS; encoded by the exons CAGAAACTTCAGAAATGTGCATACTAGAAGATTACTGCAGAAACTTGCTGCATTTCCCCAACCACCTACACACACTCCTGTTCACAAGAAGCACAAGTCGCATAGAAGATCACAAGTACTGACACCAGTGCCTGCTCCAACACCCTCGCCGTTCATTGCTCCGCCTAAAGCCTCACCAGCACCATCTGCTTCCGCACCGGCTATATCTCCGTTAGGATCTcatccattggcatcccctCCACATCCGCTTAGCCCTTTGCCTTCCACCCCACAGGCAAATCATGATCCTGAAGCTGATCCTCCAGTTCACTCTCTGCATAAGCATTCATTGAGAAACTACGGTTTGGTCACTGCAGGGAGTGCAGTTTTTCTTGTCATGGCAGCAGCTTCTGTTATGTACTGTCGAGCTAAGAAAGTGGGTACGGTAAGGCCGTGGGCTACAGGGTTAAGCGGCCAACTGCAACGAGCATTTGTAACAG GCGTACCTGCGTTGAAACGATCAGAGCTGGAAGCAGCCTGTGAGGATTTTAGCAATATAATTGGTGCTACGTCTAGTTGCATGCTGTACAAGGGAACCTTATCGAGTGGAGTTGAAATAGCAGTTGTGTCAAGCTCAATAATATCTGTGAAGGATTGGTCAAAAGAATGTGAATCCCACTACAGGAAAAAG ATCACAAGTTTATCCAAAGTTAGCCATAAAAATTTCATGAATCTACTTGGCTATTGTGAGGAAGATCATTCTTTTATCAGAGCAATGGTTTTTGAATATGCTCCAAATGGAACACTTTTTGAGCATCTGCATG TTAGAGAAGCTGAGAATTTGGACTGGACGGCACGGCTTAGGATATCGATGGGGATAGCTTACTGTCTAGAGCACATGCATCAGCTGAATCCACCAGTTGTCCCAAGGAACTTCGACTCTAGTACTATATACCTCACTGATGATTTTGCTGCAAAGGTTTCAGACCTTGATTTTTGGAGTGACACCAAGGGATACAGTTCCAATTCAGGCACTGATGACTCCACAATTTCAGACATAGATAGCATGGTGCATCAGTATGGTATGATATTGCTGGAGATATTAACTGGAAAACTTCCCATATCTGAGGAAGACGGGTCACTGGAACAGTGGGCATCTCGCTACTTTGATGGCAATATGCCTCTTGCAGAGCTGATTGACTCAAGCCTCAGTTCGTTCCCTGAAGAACCTGCGCGTGCATTGTGCGAGGTTGCGAGATCCTGCATCGACTCAGATCCAAAGAAGAGACCACAGATGGCGCAAGTAGCTGCTCGGATGAAGGAGATCACCGCGCTGGGGCCTGAGAAAGCGACTCCAAAGGTGTCGCCGCTGTGGTGGGCGGAGCTCGAGATCATGTCTTCTGAAGCTAGTTGA